TCCGGCGTGTCCTGACGCATCGCAGCCATCGGCGATTGCTGCTGGTCGGGCTGGCGCGCCCGTCGTAGAAAACGCGCATTGCGATCTGCGAATTAGAGCCTTATCGGTTCTGATTGAATCAGAACCGGGCTCTACTCTTTTGTTTTGACGCGTTTTCTTTACGCGAACCGGTATCCACTTCGCTCGAAAACGCTATAGCTGAGGGAAGCGCGCTTGAACAAGCCCGTCACCGTCTCCGAGGAAGCGCTGGCAGCTCCCGTGCTCGTGCCGGATGTTGCGCCGGGTTTGGCGGCCAAGGCGGCCGCGGCGGGACCGGCCTATATCGTGCTGGCCGGAATCAGCTTCTCGCATTTCCTCAACGACACGATGCAGTCGCTGATTGCCTCGGTCTATCCGATCCTGAAGCACGCCTACGCGCTGGACTACGGGCAGATCGGCATGATCACGCTGGCGTTCCAGTTTACGGCGTCGCTGCTGCAGCCGCTGGTCGGGCATTTCACCGACAAGAAGGCGCAGCCGTTTTCGCTATCGATCGGCATGGGCTTCACCTTCGTCGGCTTGCTGCTGCTCAGCATCGCCGGCACTTACGGCATCATCCTGATCGCTGCCTCGCTGGTCGGATTGGGCTCGGCGGTGTTTCATCCGGAATCGGCGCGGATCGCGCGCCTCGCCTCGGGCGGGCGCTACGGTTTCGCGCAGTCGATATTTCAGCTCGGCGGCAGCTTCGGAACCTCAATGGGCCCGGTGCTGGCGGCGCTGATCGTGGTGCCGTTCGGCCAGCCCAGCATCGCCTGGTTTTCCTCGATCGCATTTCTGGCGATCGTGATCCTGTGGCGGATCGGGGTCTGGTACAAGCCGCAGATCGCCACCAAAAAATCCGCCGTGGTCGAACGCCATCCGGATGCCCCGGACTCCCGCCGCGTCAGGATCGCGCTGGTGGTGCTGGTCGCGCTGCTGTTTTCCAAGCAGCTCTACGTCTCCAGCCTGTCGAGCTATTACATCTTCTATCTGATCGACAAGTTCGGAATCTCGACCCAGGCTGCCCAGCTCTACCTGTTCATCTTCCTTGCCGCCAACGCGGCCGGTGCTTTCTTCGGCGGCCCGCTCGGCGATCGCTATGGCCGCAAATACATCATCTGGTTCTCGATCCTCGGCGCGCTGCCGTTCACGCTGGCGCTGCCCTATGCCGGCCTGTTCGGTTCGGCCGTGCTGAGCGTGATCATCGGCCTGATCCTGTCGTCGGCGACGTCGTCGATCATCGTATTCGCGCAGGAACTGATGCCGCACCGCTTCGGGATGATTTCGGGCGTGTTCTTCGGCGTCGCCTTCGGGATCGGCGGACTAGGTGCTGCGGTGCTCGGCAAGCTCGCCGATCACACCGGCATCGCGTTCGTGTATCACGTCTGCGCCATCCTGCCGGCGCTCGGGCTGCTCGCGGTGTTCCTGCCGAAGATGCCGCGCTACGCGCGCTGACGCGCTCAAGCGTGGCGGGTGGCGGCTCGCGTTAACAAATCCTGACCAGCCCGGCCGCGCCGCGTTGTCCGTCAATACATCGTTAGGATGTGTGACGGCTTCCCCACTTTCCGTGCTGCAATTGCATCGGTTTTCCGCTGCAAACAAAGGGCTTTCAGAAATCGTCAGAGATTATCAACCTTAAAAATTAGGGTTAAGCGCCGCTTAAGCATTTGATGGCATCGTCCGACCGTGAGTTTTTGAAGTGAGGCCTCCGTAGTCAGCCCTCACCGGACAAAGGACGAAGCCAATGCGTAGCGTTAAGTTGATCATCGCCGCCGGAGCGGCCACGTTATTGTCCCAGGCTGCGTTTGCAGCAGACATGGCGATTGCGCCGCCCCCGCAGATGTATGCACCGCCCCCCGTGGTCGAGGATTTCGGCGGCTGGTACCTGCGCGGCGACATCGGCTTCAGCAATCAAAAGGTCCGCGCTGTTACCCCGAGCTTTGTCGATCCAGGGATCACCGTAGCTTCGACGCAGGGCCTTGGCTTCGACAGCGCCGGAATCTTCGGTCTCGGCGCCGGTTACCGGGTGAATAATTGGTTCCGCGCTGATGTGACCGGCGAATATCGCGGCAGTGCCAACATGCATGGTCTCGACATCGTCGCCTTCAACGGTGTTGCGGGCTTTACCGACGAATATCGGGCCAGCAAATCCGAATGGCTGGTCCTTGCCAACGCGTATGTCGACCTCGGTACCTGGTGGTGCGTGACCCCGTTCATTGGCGCTGGCGTCGGCGCGTCGCGGAATACGATTTCGAACTTCCTCGACGTCAACACACCGAACGCAGGCGTCGCCTTTGCGCCGACCGCTTCGAAATGGGATCTCGCCTGGGCGGTACATGCTGGCCTGGCCTACAAGGTCACCCCGAACCTCACGCTCGAACTCGCCTACCGTTACGTGGATCTCGGAAGCGGCGTTACCGGCGCGCTCACTGACTTCACCGGTTTTACACGCGGCCGGACCATGCAGTTCAAGGATATTACGTCAAACGACCTGAAGTTCGGCGTGCGCTGGAATTTCGACAATCCGCAGCCGGTCTATCAACCGCCGCTGATTCGCAAAGGTTAATTCGGCCTTTCATCGGTTAACGATTGCAAACGGCGCGGGATCTTTCCGCGCCGTTTTGCTTTTGGCGGCGCGCGGAAGCATTGCGTCGGTCGCGCGAAAATATCCGCCGCTTTTCCGGCAAGATTGCGCCAATCGGGTGCTCACGAGAACGATTGGTTAAGGTTAACAGGCGATGATCATCGCCGAGTTCAGAGTGTGCGATGGAGCGTTGTGATGCGTTTGATTTTGCTGGCAGCGATGATGTGCGGCGTTGCGGCGGGTGCGCAGGCCGCCGATCTTCCCGATCTGCCGATTCTCCGCGGCGCCGTCACCGACGGACTCTCCACCAGCAATGTGAACTGGCAGGGCTTCTATGTCGGCGGCCAGGCGGGTTATGGATCGTCGGACGAGAATTTCACCGGCTCGAACGCGAACATGCTCGCGGCCTTGCTTGACCACAACGTCATCCAGCAGATGCAGGTTTCGAATTGGAACCTCGGCCTCGGAAAGCAATCGTCGCGCTCGTCGGGCTATGGCGGATTCGTAGGTTACAACTGGCAATGGACCGACGTCGTCATTGGTCTTGAAGGAAGCTATCTGCACGGCACGTTCGGGGGCACGGCTCACGCGTCGAGGGAGCTCGTGAGCGGCACCGCATTGACCGACGGTCTGTTCCACGACGTTGCGGTCGATTCATCGGCGTCGATTTCGGTTTCGGACATGGCGACGCTCCGGGCGCGCGCGGCCTATGTGTGGGGCTGCTTCCTGCCTTATGCGTTCGGCGGAATTGCGCTCGGCAATGCCGACATATCGCGCAGCGTCGTGGTCCGTGACGCCGTCAGCAACACGATCGCCGGGCCGTTCGTTCCGCTGGCAACATTGACCGCGACGAATGTCCAGCACAACCACCTCGTCTACGGCTACTCGGCAGGCCTTGGCGTCGACGTCAATCTGGTCGGCGGCCTCTTCATGCGTGCGGAATGGGAATATGTCCGGTTCACATCGTCGGTAGACACCAGCATCAATACCGTTCGCGCGGGCCTCGGCTACAAGTTCTAATCCGGCCGCCGCCGTCGGCTCGCTGTTGACAGACCTGTTCCCGCCTGCTGCTCTGCCGTCTCCCAAGAGACGGCCAGCATGAAAATCTACGGCGATATCAATTCAGGCAATTGCCTGAAGGTGAAATGGGTGTGCGATCGCCTCGCGTTGCCCTACGTCTGGGTGGCGATCGATACGCTCAAACAGGAAACCCGGACGCCGGAATTTCTCAAGCTCAACGACGCCGGCCAGGTGCCTACAGTCGCGTTCGACGACGGCCGGACGCTGGCACAATCCAACGCCATCATCCGTCATCTCGCCCGCGGCAGCGACCTCATTCCCGCCGATGCCTTCGCGCAGGCCAAGATGGACGAATGGCTGTTCTGGGAACAGTACAGCCACGAGCCCTATATCGCGGTGTGCCGCTTCCACATGTTCTATCTAGGCAAGCCGGCCTCTGATCTCGATCCCGACAAGGTCAAGCGCGGCTACGCTGCGCTGGCGCGGATGGAGCACCAACTCGCGATCACGCCGTTTCTGGTCGGTAACGCCGTCTCGCTCGCCGATGTTTCGTTGTTGGCCTATACGCGCGTGGCGCATGAAGGCGGCTTCGATCTCGGCTTCTATCCTGCCGTGCGTCGCTGGATCGGCGAGACCGAGAGATTTCTCGGCCTGCCGCCGGCGCGTTGAAATCTCATCTGGAAAGCACCATGGCTGCCATTTCGAACGTCACCATCCGCCGCGTCCGTCGCGAGGACGTCGCCGTCATTGTCGGCATGCTGGCGGACGATCCGCTCGGCGGCGCCCGCGAGCGGATCGAGGATCCGCTGCCGGCATCCTATTTCAAGGCGTTCGAGGCCGTCGAACGCGATCCGAACATCCAGCTCGTGGTCGCCGAGGACGGCGAGGGCGCTGTGGTCGGCTGTCTTCAATTGTGCATCCTGCCGGGGCTGAGTTCGCAGGGCGCCTCGCGCGGCCTGATCGAGGATGTCCGCGTCGCCAGCCATTGCCGCAGCCGCGGCATCGGCGAGCAGTTGGTGCAATGGGCGGTGGCGGAAGCGCGCGGCAAAGGCTGCAAGCTGGTCGAGTTGCTGACGCACCAAACCCGGATCGATGCGCAGCGGTTCTATGAACGGCTCGGCTTTGCGCGCAGCCATGTCGGCATGACGGTCCGATTTTGATAGGCCGACGGCTCTTATCCGCAGGGTTGAGATGCGCCTCCGATCGTTCGCGACGGCAGCGACTATGTGGTGCGGGCGGACGAGAAAAGCGTTCTGAAGATTTCCAGCCGGCGGCGGGCCGCCAAGCTGGTCGCCGATGCCGCCGAATTGCTGCAGCAGCAGCCGGAGCACTCCACTGAGGTCGAGGGCACATCAATCGTCCCTGATCTCGGAGCAATTCCCGATCCCACCCAAGTTCCTTGACGATCGGGCGCCTTTACCTTATGTACCGCGGCGGGACACCTCCCCCCAACGGGAGGCTTACTATCTGGAAGGATAGATTATGACCGTAGCGAAGCCCGCCTCGCGGCCCAATGTGCCGCATTTTTCTTCCGGCCCCTGCGCCAAGCGCCCCGGCTGGAACCCCCAAAATCTCAAGGACGCAGCGCTCGGCCGTTCGCATCGCGCGAAGGTCGGCAAGGCCAAGCTCAAGCTCGCGATCGACCTGACGCGCGAAGTGCTTGAAGTGCCGGCCGGCTACAGGATCGGCATCGTGCCGGCGTCCGATACCGGCGCGGTCGAAATGGCGCTGTGGTCGCTGCTCGGCGCGCGTCCCGTCACCACCATCGCCTGGGAATCGTTCGGCGAAGGCTGGGTCAGCGACATCGTCAAGGAATTGAAGCTCAAGGACGTTACCAAGCTGCATGCCGGCTATGGCGATATCCCCGATCTCTCCAAGGCGGATCCGGCGTCCGACATCGTCTTC
The Bradyrhizobium sp. KBS0727 genome window above contains:
- a CDS encoding glutathione S-transferase family protein gives rise to the protein MKIYGDINSGNCLKVKWVCDRLALPYVWVAIDTLKQETRTPEFLKLNDAGQVPTVAFDDGRTLAQSNAIIRHLARGSDLIPADAFAQAKMDEWLFWEQYSHEPYIAVCRFHMFYLGKPASDLDPDKVKRGYAALARMEHQLAITPFLVGNAVSLADVSLLAYTRVAHEGGFDLGFYPAVRRWIGETERFLGLPPAR
- a CDS encoding GNAT family N-acetyltransferase codes for the protein MAAISNVTIRRVRREDVAVIVGMLADDPLGGARERIEDPLPASYFKAFEAVERDPNIQLVVAEDGEGAVVGCLQLCILPGLSSQGASRGLIEDVRVASHCRSRGIGEQLVQWAVAEARGKGCKLVELLTHQTRIDAQRFYERLGFARSHVGMTVRF
- a CDS encoding MFS transporter; the protein is MNKPVTVSEEALAAPVLVPDVAPGLAAKAAAAGPAYIVLAGISFSHFLNDTMQSLIASVYPILKHAYALDYGQIGMITLAFQFTASLLQPLVGHFTDKKAQPFSLSIGMGFTFVGLLLLSIAGTYGIILIAASLVGLGSAVFHPESARIARLASGGRYGFAQSIFQLGGSFGTSMGPVLAALIVVPFGQPSIAWFSSIAFLAIVILWRIGVWYKPQIATKKSAVVERHPDAPDSRRVRIALVVLVALLFSKQLYVSSLSSYYIFYLIDKFGISTQAAQLYLFIFLAANAAGAFFGGPLGDRYGRKYIIWFSILGALPFTLALPYAGLFGSAVLSVIIGLILSSATSSIIVFAQELMPHRFGMISGVFFGVAFGIGGLGAAVLGKLADHTGIAFVYHVCAILPALGLLAVFLPKMPRYAR
- a CDS encoding outer membrane protein yields the protein MRSVKLIIAAGAATLLSQAAFAADMAIAPPPQMYAPPPVVEDFGGWYLRGDIGFSNQKVRAVTPSFVDPGITVASTQGLGFDSAGIFGLGAGYRVNNWFRADVTGEYRGSANMHGLDIVAFNGVAGFTDEYRASKSEWLVLANAYVDLGTWWCVTPFIGAGVGASRNTISNFLDVNTPNAGVAFAPTASKWDLAWAVHAGLAYKVTPNLTLELAYRYVDLGSGVTGALTDFTGFTRGRTMQFKDITSNDLKFGVRWNFDNPQPVYQPPLIRKG
- a CDS encoding outer membrane protein is translated as MRLILLAAMMCGVAAGAQAADLPDLPILRGAVTDGLSTSNVNWQGFYVGGQAGYGSSDENFTGSNANMLAALLDHNVIQQMQVSNWNLGLGKQSSRSSGYGGFVGYNWQWTDVVIGLEGSYLHGTFGGTAHASRELVSGTALTDGLFHDVAVDSSASISVSDMATLRARAAYVWGCFLPYAFGGIALGNADISRSVVVRDAVSNTIAGPFVPLATLTATNVQHNHLVYGYSAGLGVDVNLVGGLFMRAEWEYVRFTSSVDTSINTVRAGLGYKF